Proteins from one Bradyrhizobium roseum genomic window:
- a CDS encoding LPS-assembly protein LptD codes for MAVVAARQFRSPALRRSTPVRRYRARLAAVGVAMFTVLAGIVLAGSLELALTAPAAAQSFTYNPRPPKPPPRPVTNDGRMTVQAVEVDYDYNNQRVSAVGNVQMFYNGTSVEADKVIYDQKTKRLHAEGNIRLTDAEGKVTYANVMDLSDDYRDGFVDSLRVDTEDATRMAATRADRSAGNYTVFENGVYTACAPCKDNPKKPPLWQVKGARIIHDQTDKMLYFENAQLEFFGVPMAYLPYFSTPDPTVKRKTGFLMPAYSTVTGYGYGVETPFYWAIAPDYDATFNPRFTTKQGVLLQGEFRQRLINGSYQIRAYGIDQLDKGAYAGQPGDRQFRGGFDTKGQFALNDKWVWGWDGVLLSDYYFFSDYRLAQYKDPLGSFLSLPTEAISQLYLTGVGNRSFFDARTIYYLSFSGSQDKVPVIHPVIDYSNVLNHPVLGGEVSYKTNFTSLSRTTAAFDPITTLANTNGLCLTASADPLARLPSQCLLRGMPGTYTRLTAEAQWRKSYTDPIGQIWTPFAIMRADAINASISNQPGVSNFLPVGDTQAVRLMPTVGLEYRYPFINVQPWGTTTIEPIAQIIARPNETFAGRLPNEDAQSMVFDASNLFAVDKFSGYDRVEGGGRANVGVQATTQFDRGGSVNVLFGQSYQLFGMNSFAVVDATNTALNSGLQNPRSDYVARINYSPNRTYTFSVRSRMDEATQNINRFEAEGRAAFDRWSVSMIYGNYAAQPELGYLTKREGLLGSASVKVASNWVVSGSARWDLEANKLNQYIVGAGYVDDCFVLAANYVTSYNYAAAGTTPPVLSHAFMLQIGLRTLANSSSTAGSNGVQ; via the coding sequence GTGGCCGTTGTCGCCGCCCGCCAGTTTAGGTCGCCTGCGTTGAGGCGGAGCACCCCCGTGCGCCGCTATCGAGCCCGCTTGGCCGCCGTTGGCGTCGCTATGTTTACCGTTCTCGCCGGGATCGTCCTGGCGGGCTCGCTCGAGCTTGCGCTGACCGCGCCGGCCGCAGCGCAAAGCTTCACCTACAATCCACGTCCGCCGAAACCGCCGCCACGCCCCGTCACCAACGACGGCAGGATGACCGTGCAAGCGGTCGAGGTGGATTACGACTACAACAATCAGCGCGTGTCGGCCGTCGGCAACGTGCAGATGTTCTACAACGGCACCAGCGTGGAGGCCGACAAGGTCATCTACGACCAGAAGACCAAGCGGCTGCATGCGGAGGGCAACATCCGCCTGACCGATGCGGAAGGCAAAGTCACCTACGCCAACGTCATGGACCTGAGCGACGACTATCGCGACGGGTTCGTCGATTCGCTGCGCGTCGACACCGAGGACGCGACGCGGATGGCGGCGACGCGCGCCGACCGTTCCGCCGGCAATTACACCGTGTTCGAAAACGGCGTGTACACCGCCTGCGCGCCCTGCAAGGACAATCCGAAGAAGCCGCCGCTGTGGCAGGTCAAGGGTGCGCGCATCATCCACGACCAGACCGACAAGATGCTGTACTTCGAAAACGCGCAGCTCGAGTTCTTCGGCGTGCCGATGGCCTACCTGCCGTATTTCTCGACGCCCGATCCGACCGTCAAGCGCAAGACCGGCTTCCTGATGCCGGCCTACTCGACGGTCACCGGCTACGGCTACGGCGTGGAAACCCCGTTCTACTGGGCGATCGCGCCGGACTATGACGCGACCTTCAATCCGCGCTTCACCACCAAGCAAGGCGTGCTGTTGCAGGGCGAATTCCGCCAGCGCCTGATCAACGGCTCCTACCAGATCCGCGCCTACGGCATCGATCAGCTCGACAAGGGCGCCTATGCCGGCCAGCCCGGCGACCGCCAGTTCCGCGGCGGATTCGACACCAAGGGTCAGTTCGCGCTCAACGACAAATGGGTCTGGGGCTGGGACGGCGTCCTGCTGTCGGATTACTATTTCTTCTCGGACTATCGGCTGGCCCAGTACAAGGACCCGCTGGGCTCGTTCCTGAGCCTTCCGACGGAAGCCATCTCGCAGCTCTATCTGACCGGCGTCGGCAACCGCAGCTTCTTCGATGCGCGCACGATCTACTACCTGTCGTTCTCCGGCAGCCAGGACAAGGTGCCGGTGATCCATCCGGTGATCGACTACAGCAACGTCCTCAACCACCCGGTCCTCGGCGGCGAGGTCAGCTACAAGACCAATTTCACCAGCCTGTCGCGCACCACCGCGGCGTTCGACCCGATCACGACGTTGGCCAACACCAACGGCCTGTGCCTCACCGCATCGGCCGACCCGCTGGCCCGCCTGCCCTCGCAGTGCCTGCTGCGCGGCATGCCCGGCACCTACACGCGGCTGACCGCCGAAGCGCAGTGGCGCAAGTCGTATACCGATCCGATCGGCCAGATCTGGACGCCGTTCGCGATCATGCGCGCCGACGCCATCAACGCCTCGATCTCGAACCAGCCCGGCGTTTCGAACTTCCTGCCGGTCGGCGACACCCAGGCGGTCCGCCTGATGCCGACGGTCGGTCTCGAATACCGCTATCCCTTCATCAACGTTCAGCCCTGGGGCACCACGACGATCGAGCCGATCGCGCAGATCATCGCCCGTCCGAACGAGACCTTCGCCGGCAGGCTGCCGAACGAGGACGCGCAGAGCATGGTGTTCGACGCCAGCAACCTGTTCGCGGTCGACAAGTTCTCCGGCTACGACCGCGTCGAAGGCGGCGGCCGCGCCAATGTCGGCGTGCAGGCGACCACGCAGTTCGACCGCGGCGGCAGCGTCAACGTGCTGTTCGGCCAGTCCTACCAGCTGTTCGGGATGAACTCGTTCGCGGTGGTGGACGCGACCAATACCGCGCTGAATTCCGGCCTGCAGAACCCGCGCTCCGATTACGTCGCCCGCATCAACTATTCGCCAAACCGGACCTACACGTTCAGCGTCCGCTCGCGCATGGACGAGGCGACGCAGAACATCAACCGCTTCGAGGCCGAGGGCCGCGCCGCCTTCGACCGCTGGTCGGTGAGCATGATCTACGGCAATTACGCCGCGCAGCCGGAACTCGGCTATCTGACCAAGCGTGAGGGCCTGCTCGGCAGCGCCTCGGTCAAGGTGGCGTCGAACTGGGTGGTGTCGGGCTCGGCGCGCTGGGATCTTGAAGCCAACAAGCTGAACCAGTACATCGTCGGCGCCGGCTATGTGGACGACTGCTTCGTGCTGGCGGCCAACTACGTCACCTCCTACAACTACGCCGCGGCGGGGACGACGCCGCCGGTGCTCAGCCACGCTTTCATGCTGCAGATCGGCTTGCGGACCCTGGCGAATTCGTCTTCGACAGCCGGCAGCAACGGCGTCCAGTAA
- a CDS encoding peptidylprolyl isomerase has product MTTIKLLSRRHRSSIRSLGAGCAVAIAVLAGGISPLPAQTIACMINGEPITNMDIEQRTKLNFLTTRKQMPRQEVLDELTNEKVKLKEAKRFGVDPSASDVDQAFASMSQRMRLSPEQLTKTLEGQGVRPETLKARLKAEMVWGSLVRGRFKESLQVGEKEVAAAAGDSAQVDAFEYKLRPIVLIVPRGSASVTVDQRRKEAESLRERVKSCDEANAYFKSMQNAAIRDTVTKTSADIPGPLRELLDKTPVGHLTPPEITKQGVEMVALCERKPTKVDTPKKREIREKMFTEKYEAKQKAYLADIRKAAMIECR; this is encoded by the coding sequence ATGACGACCATCAAGCTCCTTTCGCGCCGGCACCGGTCCAGTATTCGGTCCCTCGGCGCCGGCTGCGCCGTGGCGATCGCCGTGCTCGCCGGCGGGATTTCGCCGCTGCCGGCGCAGACCATCGCCTGCATGATCAACGGCGAGCCGATCACCAACATGGACATCGAGCAGCGCACCAAGCTCAACTTCCTGACCACGCGCAAACAGATGCCGCGGCAGGAGGTGCTCGACGAGCTGACCAACGAGAAGGTGAAGCTCAAGGAGGCCAAGCGATTTGGCGTCGATCCCTCCGCCAGCGACGTCGATCAGGCCTTTGCGAGCATGAGCCAGAGGATGCGGCTGTCGCCCGAGCAACTGACCAAGACGCTGGAGGGCCAGGGTGTGCGGCCGGAAACGCTGAAGGCCCGCCTCAAGGCCGAGATGGTCTGGGGCAGCCTGGTGCGCGGCCGCTTCAAGGAGAGCCTGCAGGTCGGCGAGAAGGAAGTCGCCGCCGCCGCCGGCGATTCGGCCCAGGTCGATGCGTTCGAATACAAGCTGCGGCCGATCGTGCTGATCGTGCCGCGCGGCTCGGCGTCCGTCACGGTCGACCAGCGGCGCAAGGAAGCCGAAAGCCTGCGCGAGCGGGTCAAGAGCTGCGACGAGGCGAACGCCTACTTCAAGTCGATGCAGAACGCCGCGATCCGCGACACCGTCACCAAGACCTCGGCCGACATTCCGGGGCCACTTCGTGAACTGCTGGACAAGACGCCGGTCGGTCATTTGACCCCGCCGGAGATCACCAAGCAGGGCGTCGAGATGGTGGCGCTGTGCGAGCGGAAGCCGACCAAGGTCGATACGCCGAAGAAGCGGGAAATCCGCGAGAAGATGTTCACCGAGAAGTACGAGGCGAAACAGAAGGCCTACCTCGCCGACATCCGCAAAGCCGCGATGATCGAGTGTCGCTGA
- the pdxA gene encoding 4-hydroxythreonine-4-phosphate dehydrogenase PdxA: MAEVQKSGPQETRPLALTSGEPAGIGPDIALAAWMRRGELDLPPFYLLGDRAFFAERAKILGLRVAFADATPEEAVAAFAKALPVAATGEIATARPGQPDDTSATAALASIRQAVDHVKRGRAGAVVTNPIAKSVLYRAGFRHPGHTEFLAELAADGGAVPRPVMMLWSPALAVVPVTIHLSLRDALATLSSDLIVATAQIAVADMKAHFGLVRPRLAISGLNPHAGEDGSLGREDIEIVTPAIETLRAEGIDARGPLPADTMFHAAARKTYDCAICMYHDQALIPIKTIAFEDAVNVTLGLPFIRTSPDHGTAFDIAGTGKANPSSLAAALRLAARMATTKPS, from the coding sequence ATGGCCGAGGTTCAAAAGAGCGGGCCTCAGGAGACCAGGCCTCTCGCCCTGACATCCGGCGAACCGGCGGGCATCGGCCCCGATATCGCCCTGGCCGCGTGGATGCGGCGCGGCGAACTCGACCTTCCGCCGTTCTATCTGCTCGGCGATCGCGCCTTCTTCGCCGAGCGTGCGAAAATCCTCGGACTGCGCGTCGCGTTTGCCGATGCGACCCCTGAGGAAGCGGTCGCGGCCTTTGCAAAAGCCCTGCCCGTGGCGGCGACGGGCGAAATCGCCACCGCCCGCCCCGGACAGCCCGACGACACCAGCGCGACCGCAGCACTCGCCTCCATCCGCCAGGCCGTCGACCATGTGAAGCGCGGCCGGGCCGGCGCCGTCGTCACCAACCCGATCGCCAAGAGCGTGCTGTACCGCGCCGGCTTCCGTCATCCCGGCCACACCGAGTTTCTCGCCGAGCTCGCCGCCGATGGCGGCGCCGTGCCGCGGCCGGTGATGATGTTGTGGTCGCCGGCGCTCGCCGTCGTTCCCGTCACCATCCATTTGTCGCTGCGCGATGCGCTGGCGACGCTCTCGAGCGACCTGATCGTCGCGACCGCGCAGATCGCGGTGGCGGACATGAAAGCGCATTTCGGCCTCGTCCGGCCGCGACTTGCGATATCGGGCCTCAATCCGCATGCCGGCGAAGACGGCTCGCTCGGCCGCGAGGACATCGAGATCGTGACGCCCGCCATCGAGACGCTGCGCGCCGAGGGCATCGACGCCCGCGGTCCGTTGCCGGCGGATACCATGTTCCACGCGGCCGCGCGCAAGACCTATGACTGCGCCATCTGCATGTACCACGACCAGGCGCTGATCCCGATCAAGACCATCGCGTTCGAGGACGCCGTCAACGTCACGCTGGGACTGCCGTTCATTCGCACCTCGCCGGATCACGGCACAGCGTTCGACATTGCCGGCACCGGCAAGGCCAACCCGTCGAGCCTCGCCGCCGCCCTGCGGCTTGCCGCGCGGATGGCGACCACCAAACCTTCATGA
- the rsmA gene encoding 16S rRNA (adenine(1518)-N(6)/adenine(1519)-N(6))-dimethyltransferase RsmA yields MSAIDDLPPLRDVIREHSLSARKSLGQNFLLDLNLTARIARAAGPLEGATIIEVGPGPGGLTRALLALGARRVIAVERDERALAPLDYISKRYPGRLEIVHADAQRFDPRAMLGGERAKIVANLPYNIATTLLVDWLSIEPWPPWYDMMVLMFQREVAERIVAAENDEAYGRLAVLANWRAETKILFDISPAAFVPQPKVTSSVVRLVPRPSPEPCDRRALEQVAAAAFGQRRKMLRQSLKSLSVDPARLAAAAGVDATRRAETIPVSGFVAMARELTDIRGTKTQPL; encoded by the coding sequence ATGAGCGCGATCGACGATCTGCCGCCGCTGCGCGACGTCATTCGCGAACATTCCCTGTCGGCGCGAAAGTCCCTCGGCCAGAATTTTCTGCTCGACCTCAACCTCACCGCGCGGATCGCGCGTGCCGCGGGCCCGCTCGAAGGCGCGACCATCATCGAGGTCGGGCCCGGCCCCGGCGGGCTGACACGGGCGCTGCTGGCCTTGGGCGCCAGGCGCGTCATCGCGGTCGAGCGCGACGAGCGCGCGCTGGCGCCGCTCGACTATATTTCGAAGCGCTACCCCGGACGGCTCGAGATCGTGCACGCGGACGCGCAGCGCTTCGATCCGCGGGCGATGCTGGGCGGCGAGCGCGCCAAGATCGTCGCCAACCTGCCCTACAATATCGCCACGACGCTGTTGGTGGACTGGCTTTCGATCGAACCGTGGCCGCCCTGGTACGACATGATGGTGCTGATGTTTCAGCGCGAGGTCGCCGAGCGCATCGTCGCAGCGGAGAATGACGAGGCCTATGGGCGGCTCGCGGTGCTCGCCAACTGGCGCGCCGAGACCAAGATCCTGTTCGACATTTCGCCGGCCGCGTTCGTGCCGCAGCCCAAGGTGACTTCCTCGGTGGTGCGGCTGGTGCCGCGCCCCTCACCCGAACCATGCGACCGCCGCGCGCTCGAACAGGTGGCCGCTGCGGCGTTCGGCCAGCGCCGCAAGATGCTGCGGCAGAGTCTCAAGTCGCTGTCGGTTGATCCGGCGCGGCTGGCCGCAGCCGCCGGCGTCGACGCCACCAGGCGGGCGGAGACCATTCCGGTGTCCGGCTTTGTTGCCATGGCCCGCGAATTGACGGATATACGAGGCACAAAAACTCAACCGCTCTGA